In Nostoc piscinale CENA21, the genomic stretch AAGTCTAATACAGCCTGATTGCGCTTCTTCGACTCAGAAAGGGAAGCTATTTGAGCAGCAGACTGATTTTTCGTGGGAATTACTTGTTCATTTTCATGGGACTTTGCCGATAAAGCTTCTCGACCTGCCGCAAACTTTTCTTGATTGCGGAGAAAAACTACTGTCACTAAAGCAGCTATTAACATCATACCTCCGCCCCAAAAGAAAAATTGTTGCCACCATAAGGTGTTGGCTTTTTTCTTCGATAAACGTGAGATGTAAGGTTGAGGAACATCGGGAATGAATCTTCCTGCACTTGTTTCTGGGGAAGGGATCGCTAATTGGGGTTGCTGGTCGCCATATTCTTCGTTGGCAATTAAGTCGGGTGATGTAGAAAGTTGTGCTTCCCCGAAAGTAAAGTTGGGAAACTTCAAATCTGGTAATCTGGCACCAACAGCCGACTGTAAAACTGATGCTTCTCCCCAAATCCCAATATGCGGCGAATTTACGGGATTTTTGGTTGATGTTGGTGCTAAAGGGGGAGCAGCTAAAGCCACAGCAAAGTTTTCTTCAGAAAAAATACTACCTTCAGCTTCAGTTGCTTCTAATTCATGGGTTGCGGCTTCTGTTGGTTCCAGTGTGCTGGGAACTTCTGTAACTGGGTGATTCACCTCTGACTGTGGCAAGATAACAAAAGATTTAGCAGGTAATATCGCCACTGGATTTTGTGTCGGTCGCCAATAGTGTTGGCATAATTCTGGCGTGAACACATTTAAATAGCTGTTTAAATCTGCCAAACTGCTGCCATGACCAGAACGTAACGCTGCTAACAAAGCCGCAGTAAAAAATCCGTAACCCAGCTCACTACTTTCACGAGAAAATTGCTCTGGTTCGCAAGATAGAATCGTTGCTAATTGTAATTCTTGCGCTATTTCAATGGTTTCTTGTCCAACAGTTGCATCTGCTTGCGTACTGGAAGCACGGTTAATATCAAGCAGCACTACAGCATTCAGTTCCGCTATATGGAGGCTTTGCAAGAGCGATCGCATTTCGATGGCAGTTTCCTGCATTAACTCAGGATTGCCTTCCACTGGCATTAAATAATCTTGGCCTGCATGGTTAACACCATAACCACTAAAGAAAAACCACAGATAATCCCCTGGTTGCCAACAAGCTGCGGCTAAATCTTCTAACAACAGCAGAATATTTTCTTTTGTGGGATAGGTAGACCTATCACCAATTGGCGGCGAAGTATCTGTCATTAATAGACAGCGTTGGGGTGAAAAACCTGCTTCTTGAACCAAAAAATCTTTTAGCGCCTCGGCATCAGCTTGGGCGCAACGTAAAGGTTGAAAAAATTGATATTGATTGATGCCGATCGCGATCGCCCAGTGATTTGCCATCCCGCTATTTGTAGGTTGTGGTTGACTTGCCTAAAATTGCGGTTGGCTTTGCCGAAAGAACAAAGCTAACCTATGTCTTATAGTCTCGAAATTTCATCAGAAATTTCCAAGACTAAGTAATTTTTATTGCCTTTAATTTCAGTAAAAATTCTTAGACAATTCAATTACAGGCCATTAATTAGTAAGGAGCTTTCAGGTTATGACCAAGAATGTTGCTAATCAACAATCATCGATCATTTCCTTTTTATTTATTAGCCAAGTTACCAAACAAATCCGGATATTTCCATTAATATTTTTGCTCTTTTCTAGCCTACCTGTATGGATTGTGGCAGAAATCATTTCACCACAGATGGTAAGAGCTTACACCGCTAGAGTTGATTTAATTATTGATAGATTACCTGATGAAAACTATGAAACTACACTGCGGAGAGCCGAAGCCACAGCTAGAGCCGCCGCACAACGCAGTTTTGACCAAGATATATTAGCTACAGATGTATCGATTATTGTTTCCGTACAAAGCTACGGTGCGATCGCACCAATTTTAGCTTTAGAAGTCAGCCGTCCCCAATGGCGTTCCCGTCCGGATGCTCAACTTTGGGCGACTTACTTTAAAACTGCGCGATCGCTATTATTTTTTGAACAAACCCCCACTAACCCCGTCAATATTGCCCCCATCAACACTGTTGCACCAGCAACCACCACACCGTGACGAGAAAGTGCTGAGGTGAAAGTGCTGAGTGCTGAGTAACAATACTAGCCCCTAGCCTCTAACCTCTAGCTTCTCACTTGTGAATTACGGGTAGACCATTGCAGATGCCAAGAGATGGCTTAGAATAGAAAGGTTGTCAAAAATTGCGATATCCGCTACTATGGCTGTCCCTAAGAAGAAAACATCCAAATCTAAACGCGATAAACGTCGAGCTACTTGGAGACATAAAGCTGCTATTGAAGCCCAAAAAGCTTTGTCTCTGGGCAAGTCTATTTTGACTGGACGTTCTACATTTGTCTATCCTACTGCTGAAGAAGAGGAAGAAGAATCATAATTTCCGATTAGGAAAAACCCTAGCATCACCGAAGATTTGAGCGGTGACTTTTACCGCTCAGGCTTTCTGGTATTTGAGCAAAAGTTTTTCCAAAATTGCTTCCACTCATTAATAGTTTATGCCTATTGTGCAGCAAGTAATCGGATACATAAAAAATCGGTAATGAATAATTTGGAAAATCCATTATCCATTACCTATTACCCATGACTGATGATCAGATAATCATAATCACACAGTAAATTATCTGGATATCCTAACGATGTAGGTGTTCAGCAAAATTAATATTTCTTCTCTGTCTGAGTCTAGTTGTTGATGCTCAGGCGCTCTGCCACACTCACAATAAGGTTTAGATCATCATCTCGAAATAGCTAAGTGTTTCAATTAACCTGATTTTGCTGAGAATATGTTAGGCAAGTTTTTTCAAAAGCCAGATAAAGAACAGGGTGAACGTGTCCCACCTGGACAGCACCTCGCTAAAGGATTCCCTGTGCTAACTTATGGTGCAACACCCAAAGTCAATATCGAAGAGTGGGAATTTCGCGTTTGGGGTTCGGCTAAACCGACTGTTTTCACTTGGTCAGACTTTATGGCGCTACCACAGCACGAATTTACAGCAGATTTTCACTGTGTTACCCGTTGGTCAAAACTGGATGTCAAGTGGACTGGCATTAAGGTAACAGATTTTATGAATTTGATAGAGGTAGAAGAAGAAGCCGCCCACATCATGGAACATTGCTATGGTGGCTACACTACTAATATCGCCATTGAAGATTTTATCCGCGAGGAAAATTTCTTTGCTTTTCAATTATTTGGAGAGCCATTACCCGCAGAACATGGTGGCCCCCTGCGGTTAGTTGTTCCCCATCTCTACGCTTGGAAAAGTGCCAAGTGGATTAATGGTTTAGAATTTCTCAAGAAAGAAGAACTGGGTTTTTGGGAACGTAACGGCTATCATCGCCGGGGTGAACCTTGGGCAGAAGAACGTTATAGCAGTAGTTTTTGATTTTAGAATTTTGTTAAATGAGAGACGTTGCATTGCAACGTCTCTTGTTTTTTACTTGATTAATCGCTTCAAAAAGCCTAATTTGTCTTGATATGGAGCGTAACGCCATTTTAAATCTAGCCAGAAGGAGTTACGTAACACGCTTTTATGGTGGGAAAAGGTGTCAAAACCCGCTTTACCATGATAATTACCAATACCACTATCACCTACACCACCAAAGGGTAAAGATGAGACACCAAGGTGCATTACTGTGTCGTTCAGACAAACACCACCAGAAGAAGTTTCTTGTAAAACTCGCTGTTGCAGATTTTTATTTTGAGAGAATAGGTACAAAGCTAAGGGTTTTGGTTTGGAATTAATTAAGGCGATCGCTTCTGTAATATCTGTATATTCAATTACAGGTAAAATTGGCCCAAAAATTTCTTCCTGCATTACGGGATCTGTTAAGGAGACTTGATCAATAATGGTCGGAGCAATGTAGCGTTCTTCTAGTTTGCTTTCGCCACCAGCAACAATTTCACCTTTATCAAGCAGTTTAATTAATCTTTCGCAGTGTTTTTGACTGATAATTCTGGCATAATCAGCACTATCGTATGGGTTTTCACCATAAAACTCTGTGAGAGTTTTTTTCAAGCCATTAATTAAATCTGGTTTAATTTTTTTATCAACTAAAAGATAATCTGGGGCAACGCAAGTTTGTCCAGCATTAATAAATTTACCCCAAGTAATCCGTCTAACGGTATGCTCTAAATTAATATCAGTATCAACAATACAAGGGCTTTTGCCACCTAATTCTAAAGTTACTGGGGTGAGATGTTTTGCGGCTGCTTCCATAACAATTCTGCCCACAGTCGCACCACCAGTAAAAAAAGATGTGGTCAAATTTTTCTGCAAGTAACTTTTGACTGGCTTCTACACCACCTTCCACTACAGTGATATACTCCGGTTCAAAATATTTAGCCATCATCTTGGCTAACAAACTAGAGGTAGCAGGGGCAATTTCCGAAGGCTTGAGAATCGCGCAATTACCTGCGGCGATCGCACCGACTAAGGGTGCAATAATTAAATTAAAGGGATAATTCCAAGGGCCGATAATTAAAACAACTCCTAAAGGTTCAGCATAAATTTTAGCTGAATAAGAAAAAAACTCGATTGGCACTTCTGCTTTCTGTGGTTTAGCCCAAGAGTGCAAATGTTTAATAGCATAATCAATTTCTTTAGTAACACCAATTTCTGTTGCGTAAGACTCAAATTCTGGTTTCTGGAAATCTGCTTTTAAAGCTTTTACAATATCAGTTTCGTTATCAATTATTGCTTGTTTGAGAGTTCTAAGTTTTTCTATCCGAAAAGCTACATCTTTTGTTTTATCCGTTTGAAAAAATTGACGTTGCTGAGTAATCAGTTTAGCAATATTAGATAATTCAGCAGTAATCATGATGTTATCCTCTAATATTTTATCGAGAGGCTGAGATTCCCGAATTCTTTAAGAAGCTGGGTATCTTGTTATTCATAAATGATTTAGGACTGCTAAGGATCATAATTGATCAATTTATTATTTCTTCAAGGTTTAAGTGGTAAACGGACAACAAATTCGCTGCCTTTACCTAATACAGAATTAACAGAAATCTGCCCTTGATGCGCCTCGACAATTCGGCGAGATAAGTACAGTCCTAAGCCACTACCGGAACTTTTGTGGCTACCTTGACGAAATCTTTGAAACAATGTTGTTTGTTCTTCAGGCGAAATACCCGAACCTGTATCGGCTACCACAATATCAATATAGTCACTACCAGAGATAGATGACGTGCTTCCCAAGGAGGAAATTTCTTGATTTTTATCTGCGGGGGAGAGGCGAACTGCTATATAGCCAGATTCAGTAAATTTAATGGCATTACCTATGAGGTTAGTTAACAGGCGATGCAGTTCTAAGCGATCGCCCATAATGTTATTGTTGGTTAATTCCTCTGCATATTCTTGTTTAATAGTCAGTGCTTTAGCTGCTGCTAAAGGCGTGAGTTCACCAACTACTTCGGCAATTAATAGCTTTAAATCAACTGGTTGAAACGCCAGGGTTTTGCGTCCGGCTTCAAATCTATACACTTCTAATAAGGTATTGACCATCGAGAGCAAATTGGCATTGCTACGTGCCATGATGGTTAGTACTTCCCGCATTTGCGCGGATAATTCACCCAAAGCACCTTGCTCAAACAACATTAACATCCGATCAGCCGCGACTAAGGGTGTACGCAAGTCATGGGTGAGTCGAGAAACAAAATCTTCTCTTTGACGGGCAATTTCATCACGCTCATCCATACTATGCTTGAGTCGCAGGAGCGATCGCACTCTGGCGAGTAATTCATCTACAGTTACAGGTTTACGAATAAAATCATCAGCACCCAAATCTAAGCCGCGCGCAACGTTGGGTGCATCGTGCGCTGTAATTAACAAAATTGGAATATATTGCTGCAAGTTCATCTCCCCACGAATGCGCCTGGTAACTTCATAACCATCCATTCCTGGCATCATTAAATCCAGCAATACCAAGTCGCAAGGAGATGCTTCTAGTTGGGCTAAAGCGACAAAACCGTTTTCTGCGGTGCTAACTGTATAATTTTCTTCTTCTAGTATGGTTTTAATTAAAAAAACATTATCTGGTGAATCATCGACCACCAAAATTTTGTCAGGGCGCGGCGATAGTGAACTCATTTGTGGGGCAAGTTTTTGGTAGATGTGAGTTTTTGACCAAAACTGCTATATTGCTACCACTTTTTACTGATTTGTGTTTTAGCTTACATTCCGCCATTTAAAGTGGCACAATCAGCAATTTTAATTTAATTGTAGAAAATTACAAGTCTATTAAAACAATACTTCTAGCTTGAGGAATGGCGATCGCTTCATTTAACGCAAACCTCTACAAGCAGATTTTTATTATCATTCTCAGATAATTAGCATCTATTTATAGAATCTAGGGTTAATCATTATAGCAAACCAAAAAATTAGTATTTTAATTCCTCCAACGCAACGATAAAGCTGCATCAGCAGCTTCCATAAGGGTGTATGGCAAAAATTGGTTATTTATTTACTATTTTTAATAAAAGTTATTAAATTAGAATATTTTTAGGATTCTAAGAAATTTGCGTTCACAATTTACCCTTGATTTTTAGGGTTTACATACTAAATATCTTATCCAGTAAGCCCTGTAGAGTCTTGACTAAATTATTGATTAGTTTAAGTCAGATTTGTAAAGAAATATAAAGCTGTGTTGCCAAAAAATTTATGACCAAAATTCATGGCACATTAAAACAGCTATAACTCATGAATATCAAGGCTTTGGATACTTTGAAAGGCTGATGTAAAATCAAATCAAAACTTTACATTCCCGCGAGTAACTAGCAGAAAAATATTACAGAATATTAAGTGAAACATCGGATTAAAGTAAATTCATGTAGACTTATTGCAGCAGGCATTAAAAAAAATTGTCTGTTCAATATTTAACGAAACATAGCACTCATAAAACAATGACCACAACCTTACAACAGCGTTCTAACGCTAACGTATGGGAGCGGTTCTGCAATTGGATCACCAGCACCGAAAACCGTATTTATGTCGGTTGGTTCGGTGTATTAATGATTCCTACATTGCTGGCTGCAACCACCTGCTTCGTAATCGCTTTCATCGCTGCTCCTCCAGTAGATATCGATGGTATCCGTGAGCCTGTTGCAGGTTCTTTGATCTACGGAAACAACATCATCTCTGGTGCAGTTGTTCCTTCTTCTAACGCGATCGGTTTGCACTTCTACCCCATCTGGGAAGCTGCTTCCTTAGATGAGTGGTTGTACAACGGTGGCCCATACCAATTGGTAATTTTCCACTTCTTGATCGGATGTGCTTGCTACATGGGTCGTCAGTGGGAATTGTCTTACCGCTTGGGTATGCGTCCTTGGATCTGCGTAGCTTACTCTGCTCCTTTGGCTTCTGCTACCGCAGTATTCTTGATCTACCCCATCGGTCAAGGTTCCTTCTCTGATGGTATGCCCTTGGGTATCAGTGGTACCTTCAACTTCATGATCGTGTTCCAAGCAGAACACAACATCCTGATGCACCCCTTCCACATGTTAGGCGTGGCTGGTGTATTCGGCGGTTCTTTGTTCTCCGCAATGCACGGTTCTTTGGTAACTTCTTCCTTGGTTCGTGAAACAACCGAAACCGAATCTCAAAACTACGGTTACAAATTTGGTCAAGAAGAAGAAACCTACAACATCGTTGCAGCACACGGTTACTTCGGTCGCTTAATCTTCCAATATGCGTCCTTCAACAACAGCCGTTCCTTGCACTTCTTCTTAGCTGCTTGGCCTGTAGTTGGTATCTGGTTTACCGCTTTAGGTATCAGCACAATGGCGTTCAACCTCAACGGTTTCAACTTCAACCAATCAGTGATTGACTCTCAAGGTCGCGTGATCAACACCTGGGCTGACATCATCAACCGCGCTAACTTAGGTATGGAAGTAATGCACGAGCGTAATGCTCACAACTTCCCCCTAGACTTAGCTGCTGGTGAAGTTACTCCCGTTGCTTTGACTGCTCCTGCAATCAACGGTTAATTTTCTAGAGATTGTCTCTAAATAATTAATAAAAAACGCTCTCCTTTTCAGGGGGGCGTTTTTGTTTGGGTTAGATCGCTCTTAGCTTTCGGTTATCATAGCTACAACGTAAATATCGAAATCAATGGCTGAAACTGGCAGAATCAGGGTTGCTAAAGATAAAGCAGATTTAGTTAAAGCGTTAACATCTTCCGACGGTGGTACTGGGCCTTTTCAAACCTTTGCTGATGTGATTGTATTTGCAGCCGCCTTGGGTGCAAAGCATAAAAAAACGTGTCCCTTTAGGCGAAATTTCTAAACGAGAACCATCACCAATCAGGTTAGAATATTTCGCTTCCGTTGGTAATGATGTGGTGATTAAATTATTAGGAATGACGGAAACACAAGATATTAACATCTTATCTCTTCATGAAGAAGAATATGCAACTCAACGCAACAGTATTTTTGAAGAGTATGCTAACGGGGGATTAGAAATTTTACGCAATGAGTTGCGTGGAGCAGTGGATTACGCAGAAAGAATTTTATTATTTCTGAGTTATGAAAGAAATCAAAAAGATAATGAAGAGGAGGAATTTGATTTAAGTAAATTCCTCTCTTGAGCAAATTGATTTATCGCATTAATAATAAAAATTTATCTCCATTCTAGCTGCATTATTACCATTTTGACAGCATCATTGACAGCATTTGCCGCAGTGGATAGTTTATAAGGTTTATCAGGATTTTTTGGTTTTGGATCTATCCTAACTATGTTATCTTTCCACAATGAATTTTCTCTTGACCAATCTATCTGCGAAAGTTGTAATATTTTCTCTTCGTTAAAATAGTTATCTGTTTTAGAATACGTATAATACAATAAACGTCCTAAAACTTCTAAGCCAACACTTACACCTAAAATGCAGTCGTCTTTGAATGCAGCTACTTCAGCTTCAGTCAAATCTTCAACACTTGTATCAAAAATATATTCTGTATTGCTGCATTGTGAGAAAAATTTATTGAGACAAATAACTAAAGCATCAGATGTGGTGTAGACATCATAATCTCGTAACTGATGATTGGGATCGTTGGTGAAAACACAACTAACAAACCTAGCTATAAAGTTAGTTGTATAAATCAACTTTTGTTTAGTAGCTGGACTAGACTTAATCTTCTCTGTTTTATCTTGAAACATTGGCACTCTTTGTATTAGTTCTTTAGTAATGCCAACACGACCAGAAAATTCACCAAATGATAATAAAAGTGATTTATCTAATTGTCTAGTTTGTGCCATGTCTTTAAAATCTGTCTGACATTGGCGAAAGTCGCCTTCTAAAACTAGAGTAATTGGAAAATCATCATCGCTAATTAAGCTACCTTCAGCACTCTCTATTAATTCATGAATAGCACGCTTACGATGTTGTCCGTCTGTAATATCTAACTTAACTCCACGACGAATAACAACTAGACAAATTCCTCTACCTAATTCAATTATTGTGATATCTTTTGGGTTTACATTCGCTGTTAAGGTTCCTACAATCCAAGGTTTGTCTTTTTTCGCACGTTCAACTACATATTGTTTAATTTCTTCTGCATGACCTTTTACTTCTGGGCGATTTTTTCCAGAATCCGGATCATTACCAGTTGATGGTTTTGCTTGCAGAAGCCCAGAAAAATCACTTGCCGGTATATTTATTTGTAGCATAGTACGCTTACCCTGCTTAAAAAGTAGACCAGGATAACAACGTTCACGATGATACTTAGAAAAAAAATGGTTCAAGGAAAGTATTAAACTTCGCTTGAACTTCTGGTGAAATAGTATTAGCACTATCCTGGTTTACGTTAACCATAAAAACAGTTGTATACTTAGAGGTAAGTATCTATTATGCTATGCTGTTTTTAAGCGGTTTGTAATCAGTAAAATCCCTATTGAAGTTTTCTTGTTAGAGCCTGTAATTCATATCAGCAATGGAAGCCCTACCGCTTTTGGATCGACAAACTCACCATCAAAACTTATAGTTTGATTTTCCACAGTTCTTGCATTAGCCAAAGCCTTACGAAGATCAGCTACTTCCATTGGATCTTGAAGTCCACCCAAGATGTAAATTAATAACTTAGCTGCTAAATCTTTGCCAGCAACCTGCACTCGCTTTTTATTCGGGTCATATAAAACCCCATACCAAAGAGACTGAGGATATTCCATCCCAGTAAACCCGCCTTGTTGGTCAAACTTTTTCAACTTCTTGAAAATACTAGTTAGAGAAAACCCTTTTTTAAACACCAAAAATCCCAAAGCTTGGGCTATAGCAACTTGCGCTACAGGGCGGAAAAGTATATTGGCTTCACCACCGCCTTTTTCAAAGCTGAACCTTCGTAAAACTGGAGTGTCTTCATGTTCCAAAATTTTATAGCTAGGTAAATTAGCCAAATTATCAAATAGCTTTTTAAATTCTTCAATTCCCTGCTCAATTTCCTCATTTTCTGGACGCATCGGAATTAAGCCTTTTTCCAACGGTTTCCAATGTGGAAATTTTTGACCTAAATATCTCTCAGACATATCTTGTAGTGCTTGCAATGTCGTCAAAACTGTAGAGTTTGACGCTACAGTTGAACTATTCCAATTAACACGGGGGTTACGATTTGGACGCTGTTCTAAAAGTGGATGAGTTACTGCAATTTTTCGCGCCACAATCGAAAAACCGTCATCTTCATTTAACTGTGCTAACTGACCTTTGGTTAAAGGTGCAGCCATCAAGTTAACATGGACAAAAATCGACCTTACCCTTCTTCTGGCTTCGTTACGAGTTTCCCCAGAATTTACTGCACAAATAAATTCAATGCCAATTTTCTCTTTAGGTAGGCTTTGTAAATAAGCAGAATCTACTTGATACTGCTCTGTTAAATCTGAGATAGTGATAAAACTATCATCGGCGATTTTATCTTTTTTTATATCGCTGGAGTTTGCCAGTTTTCATTAACTCAATTAAACCCTGAACTCCCATTAGCCGATGTTGACCATCTAACGCATAAATTGTCACATTTTCTTCAGAAACATTGAGTAAGCCGACCTTACCATCTTTATCTAGAGGTGTAAAATCGGTAGTAGATTTTGTAGCGCGTTCTTCACTATCCCACTCAGAGGCTTTTGAGTTATCAACCCAAGGCTGATTAATTACTACCAGAACTGGGGGAAATTTATGATTTTTTCTCGCAGCTAAATACTGAACTAAGGGTGCTTGACGCGACCAGTCAACAGGACGCTGTTGAATTTCATCAATACTATCTGCATCGATTTCGATATTATCAGTCTCTGGATTATATTTTTTTTGCAGCAGAGGTAAACCAGAAGCGAAATGAACTCGACTAGCAAACCATTCCAGAGTCACGGAACCAATATAGGCTTCACTACCGCCCATCTCCGTTTTTTGTACCAGAATTTGGTCTTTTTTCTCTAAAAATTTTTCTAGAAGTAAAGCTAGTACCTGTTTATCCTTGTTGTCTCTCTCCAGGTACTCTTTAGCAATATCGGTGGTGAGGTTAGATGCAATATCACTCATATTAATTTTTAAAAACTTAGTCTTGTAACCTAGCTATATTGTCCAAAAAGTTAGATACTAATAAATCAGTTTTTAAAAACTTTTTGGGAAGCCGCGCATTCCATACACTGGAGTAAACAAGCGGTAACGCCCAAATGTCCAGAGGTAGGAAGTAATGACTGAAGCACAACAACCAGAAAATAAAGGTCAGCAGAAAGGTACTGTAGCAGAATTAGTAGAGGATATCCAAGCTCTGACCATTGAAATTCAAGAATTGTATTGTTTGGATGCGATTCCTTGGGTTGTCGGTTATTCGGGTGGTAAAGACAGCACTGCTACTTTACAGTTGGTCTGGTATGCGATCGCTGGACTTCCACGAGAAAAACGGACTAAAACAATCTACGTCATTACTACAGACACATTGGTAGAAAACCCGATTGTTGCAGCTTGGGTGCGAAATTCTCTACAGCAAATGAAGTTAGAAGCTCAAGCGCAAGAATTACCATTTGAACCTCATTTATTACAGCCAGATTTTAAAGAAACATTTTGGGTGGGTCTGATTGGGAAAGGTTATCCAGCACCAAGAGGTAAATTCCGTTGGTGTACAGAACGTCTGAAAATCAATCCCTCGAATCGCTTTATCCGTGATGTAATTCGGGCTAGTGGAGAAGCAATTGTTGTGCTGGGTACTCGTAAAGCAGAAAGCACAAGACGCGCCAGCAGAATGAGAAAACTGGAAGCTATGCGGGTACGCGATCACCTAAGTCCTAACATGAATTTGCCAAACTCCTTAGTTTACAGCCCTATTGAAGACTGGCAAAATGATGAAGTTTGGATTTATTTAATGCAGTGGGAAAATCCTTGGGGATATAGCAATAAAGACTTATTTGCTATGTATCGGGGTGCTTCTGCTGATAATGAATGTCCCTTAGTAGTGGATACTTCTACTCCCAGCTGTGGTAGCTCTCGTTTTGGTTGTTGGGTTTGTACTTTAGTCAGCCAGGATAAATCTCTCGCGGCTATGATTCAAAATGATGAAGAAAAAGAGTGGATGCAACCTCTACTTGATTTTCGTAAGGAATTAGATGCAGAAGAAACACGCGATCGCCGAGATTTTCGCCGCAGAAATGGAGATGTTCAACTGTATGAGCGCAATCTAGAAGGTGAACTATCTATTGAACCAATTCCAGGCCCTTATGTAAAAGAAGCGCGAGAAGATTGGCTAAGAAAATTACTAACCGTCGAAAAACAAATCCGTCAAACAGCACCAGAAAATATGCGCGATATTACTCTGATTTCTATAGAAGAACTGAGCGAAATT encodes the following:
- a CDS encoding caspase family protein — its product is MANHWAIAIGINQYQFFQPLRCAQADAEALKDFLVQEAGFSPQRCLLMTDTSPPIGDRSTYPTKENILLLLEDLAAACWQPGDYLWFFFSGYGVNHAGQDYLMPVEGNPELMQETAIEMRSLLQSLHIAELNAVVLLDINRASSTQADATVGQETIEIAQELQLATILSCEPEQFSRESSELGYGFFTAALLAALRSGHGSSLADLNSYLNVFTPELCQHYWRPTQNPVAILPAKSFVILPQSEVNHPVTEVPSTLEPTEAATHELEATEAEGSIFSEENFAVALAAPPLAPTSTKNPVNSPHIGIWGEASVLQSAVGARLPDLKFPNFTFGEAQLSTSPDLIANEEYGDQQPQLAIPSPETSAGRFIPDVPQPYISRLSKKKANTLWWQQFFFWGGGMMLIAALVTVVFLRNQEKFAAGREALSAKSHENEQVIPTKNQSAAQIASLSESKKRNQAVLDLAKMSLRQTQASDLSLAIATARKILPGEPLYEQAQENINIWSNMILNLAEGRAKQRQYTNAIAAAQLISKESSLYPQAQAVIKQWRQEAKQYLANKTLLDAANALIKPEQASTYNRAIEVAKRVPQGQPGFDLAQKSINKWSEKILDLAKTRAAEGDLQSAIATATLVPEETSVYEDAQEAIRKWQKK
- the rpmF gene encoding 50S ribosomal protein L32; translation: MAVPKKKTSKSKRDKRRATWRHKAAIEAQKALSLGKSILTGRSTFVYPTAEEEEEES
- a CDS encoding sulfite oxidase-like oxidoreductase, which translates into the protein MLGKFFQKPDKEQGERVPPGQHLAKGFPVLTYGATPKVNIEEWEFRVWGSAKPTVFTWSDFMALPQHEFTADFHCVTRWSKLDVKWTGIKVTDFMNLIEVEEEAAHIMEHCYGGYTTNIAIEDFIREENFFAFQLFGEPLPAEHGGPLRLVVPHLYAWKSAKWINGLEFLKKEELGFWERNGYHRRGEPWAEERYSSSF
- a CDS encoding hybrid sensor histidine kinase/response regulator, which codes for MSSLSPRPDKILVVDDSPDNVFLIKTILEEENYTVSTAENGFVALAQLEASPCDLVLLDLMMPGMDGYEVTRRIRGEMNLQQYIPILLITAHDAPNVARGLDLGADDFIRKPVTVDELLARVRSLLRLKHSMDERDEIARQREDFVSRLTHDLRTPLVAADRMLMLFEQGALGELSAQMREVLTIMARSNANLLSMVNTLLEVYRFEAGRKTLAFQPVDLKLLIAEVVGELTPLAAAKALTIKQEYAEELTNNNIMGDRLELHRLLTNLIGNAIKFTESGYIAVRLSPADKNQEISSLGSTSSISGSDYIDIVVADTGSGISPEEQTTLFQRFRQGSHKSSGSGLGLYLSRRIVEAHQGQISVNSVLGKGSEFVVRLPLKP
- the psbA gene encoding photosystem II q(b) protein, which produces MTTTLQQRSNANVWERFCNWITSTENRIYVGWFGVLMIPTLLAATTCFVIAFIAAPPVDIDGIREPVAGSLIYGNNIISGAVVPSSNAIGLHFYPIWEAASLDEWLYNGGPYQLVIFHFLIGCACYMGRQWELSYRLGMRPWICVAYSAPLASATAVFLIYPIGQGSFSDGMPLGISGTFNFMIVFQAEHNILMHPFHMLGVAGVFGGSLFSAMHGSLVTSSLVRETTETESQNYGYKFGQEEETYNIVAAHGYFGRLIFQYASFNNSRSLHFFLAAWPVVGIWFTALGISTMAFNLNGFNFNQSVIDSQGRVINTWADIINRANLGMEVMHERNAHNFPLDLAAGEVTPVALTAPAING
- a CDS encoding DNA sulfur modification protein DndB — its product is MLQINIPASDFSGLLQAKPSTGNDPDSGKNRPEVKGHAEEIKQYVVERAKKDKPWIVGTLTANVNPKDITIIELGRGICLVVIRRGVKLDITDGQHRKRAIHELIESAEGSLISDDDFPITLVLEGDFRQCQTDFKDMAQTRQLDKSLLLSFGEFSGRVGITKELIQRVPMFQDKTEKIKSSPATKQKLIYTTNFIARFVSCVFTNDPNHQLRDYDVYTTSDALVICLNKFFSQCSNTEYIFDTSVEDLTEAEVAAFKDDCILGVSVGLEVLGRLLYYTYSKTDNYFNEEKILQLSQIDWSRENSLWKDNIVRIDPKPKNPDKPYKLSTAANAVNDAVKMVIMQLEWR
- the dndC gene encoding DNA phosphorothioation system sulfurtransferase DndC codes for the protein MTEAQQPENKGQQKGTVAELVEDIQALTIEIQELYCLDAIPWVVGYSGGKDSTATLQLVWYAIAGLPREKRTKTIYVITTDTLVENPIVAAWVRNSLQQMKLEAQAQELPFEPHLLQPDFKETFWVGLIGKGYPAPRGKFRWCTERLKINPSNRFIRDVIRASGEAIVVLGTRKAESTRRASRMRKLEAMRVRDHLSPNMNLPNSLVYSPIEDWQNDEVWIYLMQWENPWGYSNKDLFAMYRGASADNECPLVVDTSTPSCGSSRFGCWVCTLVSQDKSLAAMIQNDEEKEWMQPLLDFRKELDAEETRDRRDFRRRNGDVQLYERNLEGELSIEPIPGPYVKEAREDWLRKLLTVEKQIRQTAPENMRDITLISIEELSEIRRIWLEERHEFDDSLPRIYYEVTGEEFKDPRPGVEHKLLGSDEWAVLEEICADNTMHLELMSKLLSTEWQFRKKTKRVGIYETLEKCFNTSSRSPEEAIRNAHLKRDLREAVSQGDVATVREKVKQLTLADFVVPNEQPSTPNTQNDTANTPKSTDKAKTWSNMKFKKKQTKA